The segment GTCAGCGGTCTCTGTCAGAATCCGGTCATGGGCGCGTCCAAATCCTCCGGATTCACTGTTGGTCAGACGTTCAATTCGCGGCGAGAGGTCTGGAACGCTGGCATTCACTCGCACCTACAGGCCGGCATTGATGGCACAGGAGTGACCGGAGCGAGGGCCATTGTTGTCTCTGGTGGCTATCCAGATGATCGCGACCCAGAGCCTTGAAGCCCCCCGGCAACGCCGCGCTCGTCACCAGCCACCTTGAGGGGTTACCAGTCCGGGTCGTGCGTGGGGCAAAGTCCCGGTCACCGTACGCACCAACAACTGCCACGTTCAGTTCGACGCCGGAGCGA is part of the Spiractinospora alimapuensis genome and harbors:
- a CDS encoding YDG/SRA domain-containing protein; its protein translation is MGASKSSGFTVGQTFNSRREVWNAGIHSHLQAGIDGTGVTGARAIVVSGGYPDDRDPEP